A section of the Flavobacterium sp. CG_23.5 genome encodes:
- a CDS encoding ATP-dependent Clp protease ATP-binding subunit — MDDNFSPRVKDVITYSKEEALRLGHDFIGTEHLMLGILRDGNGKAIQILNNLSIDLDYLRRKVEILSPASPSLEVNVEKKNLHLTRQAERALKTTFLEAKVFQSSSISTAHLLLCILRNENDPTTKLLNKLKIDYDIAKEQYINMTPNDEEFLENLPKNESYNDDSGQDDSLKEGTFNNPANKSNKKSKTPVLDNFGRDLTEMAEEGKLDPVVGREKEIERVSQILSRRKKNNPLLIGEPGVGKSAIAEGLALRIIQKKVSRILFNKRVVTLDLASLVAGTKYRGQFEERMKAVMNELEKNDDIILFIDEIHTIVGAGGATGSLDASNMFKPALARGEIQCIGATTLDEYRQYIEKDGALERRFQKIIVEPTSVPETITILNNIKNKYEDHHNVTYTQEAIEACVKLTDRYMSERFLPDKAIDALDEAGSRVHITNIEVPKAILDLERQLDDVRELKNVVVKKQKYEEAAKLRDDEKRIEKDLAIAQEQWEEDAKNNRIEVTEDNVADVVSMMTGIPVNRIAQTESNKLAKLPELIEGKVIGQKEAVMKIARSIQRNRAGLKDPNRPIGSFIFLGQTGVGKTQLAKVLAKELFDSEDALIRIDMSEYMEKFSISRLVGAPPGYVGYEEGGQLTEKVRRKPYCVVLLDEIEKAHPDVFNMLLQVLDDGYLTDSLGRKIDFKNTIIIMTSNVGARQLKDFGQGVGFGTAAKVAQADDNSKSIIENALKKTFAPEFLNRIDDVIVFNALEKHDIDLIIEIELKKLFARVAELGYQLNLSDKAKAFIAEKGFDRQFGARPLKRAIQKYVEDALAEEIITSKITSGDEIFMDIEEGAQELTVQVHKAGEATNL; from the coding sequence ATGGATGATAATTTTTCACCAAGAGTAAAAGATGTTATTACTTATAGCAAGGAAGAAGCTTTGCGATTGGGTCATGACTTTATAGGAACTGAACACCTGATGCTGGGTATCTTAAGAGATGGTAATGGGAAGGCAATTCAAATTTTGAATAACTTATCTATTGATCTGGATTATTTACGCAGAAAGGTTGAGATTCTAAGTCCAGCAAGTCCTAGTCTTGAAGTCAATGTAGAAAAGAAAAATTTGCATTTAACCAGACAGGCAGAGCGAGCGTTGAAAACTACTTTTCTTGAAGCAAAAGTATTTCAGAGTTCGTCTATTAGTACAGCACACTTGTTGCTATGTATTTTAAGAAATGAAAACGATCCAACAACCAAGCTATTGAATAAACTTAAAATTGATTATGACATAGCTAAAGAACAATATATAAATATGACTCCAAACGATGAAGAATTTTTAGAAAACTTGCCAAAAAACGAATCTTATAATGATGATTCAGGACAAGATGACAGTCTTAAGGAAGGAACTTTTAACAACCCCGCCAATAAATCAAACAAAAAATCCAAAACACCAGTTTTAGATAATTTTGGGAGAGATTTAACAGAAATGGCTGAGGAAGGTAAACTTGACCCTGTTGTGGGTAGAGAAAAAGAAATTGAGCGTGTTTCCCAAATTTTGAGCCGTCGCAAAAAAAATAATCCACTACTTATAGGGGAACCGGGAGTAGGAAAGTCAGCTATTGCAGAAGGATTAGCTTTGCGAATTATTCAAAAGAAAGTGTCTCGAATACTCTTTAACAAACGCGTAGTAACATTAGATTTAGCCAGCCTTGTAGCCGGAACTAAATACCGTGGACAGTTTGAAGAGCGCATGAAAGCGGTAATGAACGAATTAGAAAAAAATGATGATATCATTCTTTTTATTGATGAAATTCACACTATTGTAGGCGCCGGTGGAGCTACAGGTTCTTTGGATGCTTCCAATATGTTTAAACCAGCTTTAGCTAGGGGTGAAATCCAATGTATTGGTGCGACAACCTTAGATGAATACAGACAATACATAGAAAAAGATGGTGCTTTAGAAAGACGTTTTCAAAAAATAATTGTTGAACCAACATCGGTTCCTGAAACAATTACTATTTTGAATAATATCAAAAATAAATACGAGGACCATCACAATGTAACGTATACCCAAGAAGCAATTGAAGCGTGTGTAAAATTAACAGACAGATACATGTCGGAACGTTTCTTACCGGATAAAGCCATTGATGCTTTAGACGAAGCTGGTTCTCGAGTTCATATTACCAATATTGAAGTGCCTAAAGCAATTTTAGATTTAGAACGACAGTTAGATGATGTTCGAGAATTAAAAAATGTGGTAGTCAAAAAACAGAAATATGAGGAGGCTGCTAAACTTCGTGATGACGAAAAACGCATTGAGAAAGATTTAGCAATTGCTCAGGAACAATGGGAAGAAGATGCTAAAAATAACCGAATAGAAGTTACCGAAGACAATGTTGCCGATGTAGTTTCGATGATGACAGGAATTCCTGTAAATCGTATTGCGCAAACGGAAAGTAATAAATTAGCAAAATTACCAGAACTTATTGAAGGTAAGGTTATTGGGCAAAAAGAAGCCGTAATGAAAATTGCGCGTTCTATCCAAAGAAATCGTGCGGGATTGAAAGATCCTAACAGACCAATTGGTTCGTTTATCTTCTTAGGACAAACTGGGGTTGGAAAAACACAATTAGCAAAAGTACTTGCCAAAGAATTATTCGATTCGGAAGATGCATTGATACGTATCGACATGAGTGAATACATGGAGAAATTTTCAATCTCTCGACTAGTTGGTGCGCCTCCGGGATATGTAGGTTATGAAGAAGGTGGGCAATTAACGGAGAAAGTTCGCAGAAAACCATATTGTGTGGTACTATTGGACGAAATCGAGAAAGCACATCCTGATGTTTTTAATATGTTATTACAGGTTCTTGATGACGGTTATTTAACGGACAGTTTAGGTAGAAAAATTGATTTCAAAAACACTATAATCATAATGACTTCCAATGTTGGAGCCAGACAATTAAAAGATTTTGGTCAAGGAGTTGGTTTTGGTACAGCTGCCAAAGTAGCGCAAGCCGATGATAATTCGAAAAGTATTATCGAAAATGCATTGAAAAAAACTTTTGCTCCTGAATTTCTTAACAGGATAGATGACGTAATTGTATTCAACGCATTGGAAAAACATGATATCGATTTAATTATCGAAATTGAATTAAAAAAATTATTTGCTCGTGTTGCAGAATTGGGTTATCAATTAAATTTATCTGACAAAGCCAAAGCTTTTATTGCAGAAAAAGGTTTTGATAGACAATTTGGTGCCAGACCATTAAAAAGAGCGATTCAGAAATATGTTGAAGATGCACTTGCGGAAGAAATTATCACTTCAAAAATTACTTCTGGAGACGAAATTTTTATGGATATCGAAGAGGGAGCGCAAGAATTAACAGTGCAAGTTCACAAAGCCGGAGAGGCAACTAACCTATAA
- the rimK gene encoding 30S ribosomal protein S6--L-glutamate ligase, with protein MSQNKVILGSEEWCSFPELGIPTIKARVDSGAKTSALHAINIAPFIKNENNWVKFDINPIQNNLKTVIHCEAPLVDKRIVKSSSGFREQRYVIQTNLQIGNSIWPIEMTLTNRDSMGFRMLLGREAMSGRVLVDPEQKYLLGQPSAENLKELYKNSEKASSGLRIGLLASNPELYSNKRIMEAGEMRGHEMHFLNIKECYMKLDAKTPEIHYRGGKILNQFDAIIPRIRPSITFYGCALTRQFEALNVFCLNSSNAITQSRDKLYSLQLLLHSGIDIPTTGFANSPLDTDDLIKMVGGSPLIVKLLEGTQGKGVVLAETKKAAESVINAFKSLNANILVQEFIKEANGKDIRCFVIDGKVVAAIQREAMPGEFRANIHLGGTASIIKVTSEEKRIAIKAAKAMDLKVAGVDIIRSSKGPLLLEVNSSPGLEGIEGATNKDIAGEMIRAIEKNFKLK; from the coding sequence ATGTCTCAAAATAAAGTCATCCTGGGTAGCGAAGAATGGTGTTCATTTCCTGAATTAGGAATACCAACTATAAAAGCACGTGTCGATTCAGGTGCTAAAACATCTGCTTTACACGCAATAAATATTGCCCCATTTATTAAGAATGAAAATAATTGGGTTAAATTTGATATCAATCCTATTCAGAATAACCTAAAAACCGTTATTCATTGCGAGGCTCCTTTGGTAGATAAACGTATTGTGAAAAGTTCAAGCGGGTTTAGAGAGCAGCGTTACGTTATTCAAACAAATCTACAGATTGGAAATTCAATATGGCCAATCGAAATGACATTGACCAATCGAGATTCCATGGGTTTTCGCATGCTTTTGGGACGAGAAGCAATGAGTGGTAGAGTTCTTGTTGATCCCGAGCAAAAATATCTTTTAGGACAGCCGTCAGCTGAAAACCTGAAAGAACTTTATAAAAATTCTGAAAAAGCAAGCTCTGGTTTGCGAATTGGTCTTTTAGCCAGTAATCCAGAATTATACAGCAATAAGCGTATTATGGAAGCGGGTGAAATGCGTGGTCATGAAATGCATTTTTTAAATATCAAGGAATGTTACATGAAACTTGATGCAAAAACACCAGAAATTCATTACCGCGGTGGGAAAATATTAAATCAATTTGATGCGATTATTCCTAGAATTCGTCCTAGCATTACCTTTTATGGCTGTGCTTTGACCAGACAATTTGAAGCTTTAAATGTATTTTGCTTGAATTCATCTAATGCAATTACACAATCGCGAGATAAATTATATTCTTTACAATTACTGCTTCATAGCGGAATTGACATCCCCACCACAGGATTTGCAAATTCACCTTTAGATACGGATGACTTGATAAAAATGGTTGGAGGTTCCCCTCTAATTGTAAAATTACTGGAAGGCACTCAAGGAAAAGGAGTGGTATTGGCAGAAACAAAAAAGGCTGCAGAAAGCGTTATTAACGCCTTCAAAAGTTTAAACGCAAATATATTAGTTCAAGAATTTATTAAAGAAGCCAACGGGAAAGATATCCGTTGTTTTGTAATTGACGGCAAAGTGGTCGCCGCGATTCAACGTGAAGCTATGCCTGGCGAATTTAGAGCCAACATTCATCTTGGGGGAACTGCGTCTATTATAAAAGTAACAAGCGAAGAAAAACGCATCGCGATAAAAGCGGCTAAAGCAATGGATTTAAAAGTTGCCGGTGTTGATATAATCCGTTCTTCAAAAGGACCTTTATTATTGGAAGTAAACTCCTCTCCTGGATTGGAAGGTATTGAAGGCGCTACCAATAAAGACATTGCAGGTGAAATGATAAGAGCCATTGAAAAGAATTTTAAATTGAAATAA
- a CDS encoding DUF421 domain-containing protein, whose amino-acid sequence MSAYIDIIVRSVAVYIFMIIALRIFGKKELSQLNTADVILILLISNSVQNAMVGNDTTLWGGLAAATILFFINFTLKKLMYKFPAFSKLLEEKPVILIHNGNLDFKSLSKLNITSDELREAMREHGVENFKDVKLAILETDGNISIISGDKNLRQTHYKRKLRRKKILI is encoded by the coding sequence ATGAGTGCATATATTGACATTATAGTCAGAAGCGTAGCAGTTTATATTTTTATGATTATAGCTTTACGGATTTTTGGAAAGAAAGAATTATCGCAACTCAATACAGCCGATGTAATTCTGATTCTATTAATCAGTAACTCCGTTCAAAACGCGATGGTAGGCAATGACACTACTCTTTGGGGAGGTTTGGCAGCAGCAACCATACTTTTTTTTATAAATTTTACTTTAAAAAAACTGATGTACAAGTTCCCGGCTTTCAGTAAACTATTAGAAGAAAAACCGGTGATTCTAATCCATAATGGAAATTTAGATTTTAAATCATTAAGCAAACTAAACATTACATCTGACGAATTAAGAGAAGCCATGCGAGAACACGGTGTTGAGAATTTTAAAGATGTAAAATTAGCAATTCTTGAAACCGACGGAAATATCAGTATCATTTCTGGCGATAAAAATCTAAGACAAACACATTATAAAAGAAAACTCAGACGAAAAAAAATTTTGATATAA
- a CDS encoding inorganic phosphate transporter, which translates to MTLLLVIIALALMFDYINGFHDAANSIATVVATKVLTPFQAVVWAAFFNFVAFWVFGFGVADTVAKTAKTEEINLVVILAGVIAAIIWNLITWWKGIPSSSSHTLIGGFAGAAIAHGFSGAVTNPDHYGFKIVNWYKATKEGELLPSGILVVICFIVLAPLLGMLISYFISLWLMYSSKKSIYPKLLTGFIMILTVFFIYSMMEGIDKPLEKPRFDSNFLSILCDPKNIKWLLVGFIIMSISVFNLIFSSLSTARAEGILKRMQLLSSAAFSLGHGGNDSQKVMGIIAAAVAVYLHTNHVDASSMPSWLNVVLPNDDKGIKAEMPDWIPLACYSAIAIGTLSGGWKIVKTMGSKITKVTAFEGVVAESAGALTLFFTEHFKIPVSTTHTITGSIIGVGVTKRVSAVRWGVTVSLLWAWVLTIPITALLATLVYYMLSLFL; encoded by the coding sequence ATGACTTTACTTTTAGTTATTATAGCACTAGCCTTAATGTTTGATTACATTAACGGTTTTCATGATGCAGCAAACTCCATTGCTACAGTTGTAGCGACCAAAGTATTAACACCCTTTCAAGCGGTAGTTTGGGCAGCATTTTTCAATTTTGTTGCTTTTTGGGTTTTTGGATTTGGAGTTGCAGATACTGTTGCAAAAACAGCCAAAACAGAAGAGATTAATTTAGTCGTAATTCTTGCAGGAGTTATTGCTGCGATAATTTGGAATTTAATTACCTGGTGGAAAGGTATTCCATCTTCATCATCACACACTTTAATAGGTGGTTTTGCAGGTGCTGCAATTGCTCACGGATTCTCTGGAGCAGTTACTAATCCAGACCATTATGGTTTTAAAATCGTAAACTGGTACAAAGCAACAAAAGAAGGTGAACTTTTACCAAGCGGTATTTTGGTTGTAATTTGTTTTATTGTTTTAGCGCCTTTATTAGGAATGTTAATTTCGTATTTCATTTCGTTATGGCTGATGTATTCCTCTAAAAAGAGCATTTATCCAAAACTATTGACAGGATTTATAATGATATTGACGGTCTTTTTTATCTATTCGATGATGGAAGGGATTGATAAACCATTAGAAAAACCAAGATTTGATTCTAATTTCCTAAGCATACTATGTGATCCTAAAAATATTAAATGGTTGTTAGTTGGATTTATTATAATGAGTATCTCTGTTTTTAATTTAATTTTCAGCAGTTTGTCTACTGCAAGAGCTGAAGGGATTTTAAAAAGAATGCAATTATTATCTTCCGCAGCATTTAGTTTAGGACATGGTGGTAATGATTCCCAAAAAGTTATGGGAATTATTGCAGCAGCAGTCGCTGTTTATTTACATACAAATCACGTTGATGCTTCAAGTATGCCAAGCTGGTTGAACGTTGTACTTCCAAATGATGATAAAGGAATCAAAGCGGAAATGCCAGATTGGATACCGTTAGCGTGTTATTCTGCTATAGCAATAGGAACTTTAAGCGGAGGTTGGAAAATTGTAAAAACAATGGGCTCTAAAATTACAAAAGTAACCGCTTTTGAAGGTGTTGTAGCAGAATCTGCCGGAGCATTAACTTTGTTTTTTACAGAACATTTTAAAATACCAGTTTCAACTACACATACAATCACTGGGTCAATTATTGGGGTTGGAGTAACCAAAAGAGTTTCTGCAGTTCGTTGGGGTGTTACGGTAAGCTTATTGTGGGCTTGGGTACTTACTATTCCAATTACTGCACTATTAGCAACCTTAGTTTATTATATGCTTAGTTTATTCCTTTAA
- a CDS encoding DUF47 domain-containing protein produces the protein MSINSIFQFLVPKDKKFFPLFEQASSNLIELASNLHEAVNLPLKEREVLFQKIDALEQKGEDITRQTNLELSRNFITPFDREDIHSLITSIDNVADNLHGAASRMRLYQVDKITKSIRKLTEINLEACQNIDVAVKELRNLKKIKNITDACARISKLENKSDTVYNKAVFEIFENETDAKNIIKYKEVLSVLESATDKCKSVASVLESISVKHS, from the coding sequence ATGTCAATAAATAGTATTTTCCAGTTTTTAGTTCCAAAAGACAAAAAATTCTTTCCTCTTTTTGAACAAGCATCTAGTAATTTAATTGAATTGGCTTCCAATTTGCATGAAGCAGTAAATCTTCCTTTGAAGGAACGTGAGGTTCTTTTTCAAAAAATTGATGCATTAGAGCAAAAAGGAGAAGATATTACCCGCCAAACGAATCTTGAGCTTAGCAGAAATTTCATTACTCCATTTGACCGAGAAGATATTCATTCCCTGATAACTTCAATAGACAATGTGGCTGATAATCTACATGGAGCGGCTAGTAGAATGAGATTATATCAAGTGGATAAAATCACTAAATCAATTAGAAAACTGACGGAAATTAATCTTGAAGCTTGTCAAAACATTGATGTTGCGGTTAAAGAATTGAGAAATTTAAAAAAAATAAAAAACATCACCGATGCTTGTGCTCGAATAAGTAAACTTGAGAATAAGTCAGATACGGTTTATAATAAAGCAGTATTTGAAATATTCGAAAATGAAACAGATGCAAAAAATATAATCAAGTACAAGGAAGTATTATCAGTTTTAGAATCTGCTACGGACAAATGTAAAAGTGTAGCCAGCGTTTTAGAATCTATTTCTGTAAAACATTCTTAA